In Stutzerimonas stutzeri, the sequence CCACCACCCTGTCAGCCCGGCGCATTCTACTCGAATTCGCCGTCCGTGCAAGCCTTTATTTTCGCTAACTTCTTGATTTACAAGAGGTTTTGCTAAAAGCCTGCGCCGGAGAAGGTGCGCATTATAGGGACTCAGAAACTCACGTCAACGGTTGTTTTGGCTTTTATTCGGCCTCGAGCAAAATTCGCCCGAATGCCTTCTTTCCGGCCTGACAAACATGGGTGCTACCGAGCTTGAACATGAACGAACGGTCAACCACCTGCCCATCCACTCGAACTCCACCAGATGCAAGCAGGTCGCGAGCGACGGCCGCATTCTTAACCAGACCTGCTCGGTTAAGGACCGCGGCAATAGGCATATCTTCGGCAGAGCGAAGCGTTATCTGAGGAATGTCCTCAGGCAGTTCGCCCTCCTTCATTCTATTACCTGCCGAGCGGTGCGCTGTCGCAGCGGCTTCTTCTCCATGGAAGCGCGCCACGATTTCCTCGGCGAGCTTAATCTTGATATCCCGCGGATTTGCGCCACGCTCCACGTCCGCCTGGAAGCCTTTGATCTCTTCCATGTCACGGAAACTCAGCAACTCGAAGTACCGCCACATGAGCGCATCCGGGATGGATACCAGCTTGCTGTACATGACGCCCGGCGCCTCTTGGATCCCGACGTAGTTCCCCAGCGACTTGGACATCTTCTTCACGCCGTCCAACCCCTCGAGAAGAGGCATGGTCACGATGCACTGAGACTCCTGGCCGTAGGAGCGCTGGAGCTCGCGCCCCATCAAGAGATTGAATTTCTGATCCGTGCCACCAAGCTCCACATCCGCACGCAGCGCAACAGAGTCATAGCCCTGGACGAGCGGATAGAGAAACTCATGAATCGCGATTGGCTGATTGGTGGAGTAACGCTTGCTGAAATCGTCCCGCTCGAGCATACGCGCCACTGTGTATTGCGACGCCAGCCGTATGAAGTCTGACGGCGTCAGCTGATCCATCCATGACGAGTTGAACGCCACTTCGGTCTTGGCCGGATCCAGAATCTTGAATACCTGGCTTTTATAGGTCTCGGCGTTCTCTAGCACTTGGTCACGCGTCAATGGCGGACGCGTTGCACTTTTACCACTGGGATCGCCGATCATCCCGGTGAAGTCGCCGATAAGGAAGACGACCTGGTGCCCCAAGTCCTGGAACTGGCGCAGCTTGTTTATAAGCACGGTGTGCCCGAGATGAAGATCCGGCGCCGTCGGATCGAAGCCGGCCTTGATTCGAAGCGGCAGCCCGCGCTCGAGCTTGGTGACCAGCTCTGCCTCGACAAGCACTTCGTCAGCGCCCCGCTTGATCACCGACAGCTGCTCTTGAACCGACTTCATTAAAGGCCTCATACCAAGAAATAAAGGCGGTCAACCTTACAAGAACGCCGAGAAAATTCAACGGCGCCGAGCACGAACCAGCAAGCCGCAAGGGAACGCGAGGGTTGCCTCAGCGTGGCTTTGGTTATATTTTAGACAGATATTTTTCCTGTACAAAACACCGCCAGACATCTCCAGACTTCTAATGACCTATTCAAAATCGAAAGCACCTCTCTACCCGAAAAGCCATCTTCTGGCTGCAAGCGGTGTAGCTGCGCTTCTGAGCCTGGCACTTCTTGTGTTCCCCTCCCGCGAAGTCGAAGCGAAGAAAACCTTCCTTGACCTTCGCATCGACTCCGCGGCCGAGTTCAGCACCGATGCGCCAGAGGCTGAGGAAGAAGTATCTGCCGAGCCCGATCAGACGCCTTTCGCTCAGATAGACCAGGCCGAGCAGCAGCCCGAAGCGGCCAGCGAAGCCACCGAGGTCGCTGAGGCAGAGCCACCGGTGAAACAAGTGGTCGTGGCTAACGGCGACACACTTTCGACCGTTTTCGCCAAGGTAGGACTTTCCCCATCCGTCGTGCACGATGTGCTCGCCAGCAGTAAGGATGCGAAGCAGCTGACCAATCTCAAGGTCGGTCAGCGTCTCGAGTTCGAGCTGGATGAGCAGGGCAATCTGTCTCAGCTTCGCAGCCCCCTGAGCAAGCTTGAAAGTATCCATTTGCAGCGATCCGACTCCGGTTACGTCTTCAAGAAAGAGAAGGTCAAGCCGGAAATCAAGACGTCCTATGCCTATGGCCGTATCGATAGCAGCCTGTTCTTGGCGGCAAAGCGAGCCGGCCTCAGTCATAACCTGACGATGGATCTTGCAAACGTATTCGGGTACGACATCGACTTCGCGCTGGACATACGCAAAGGAGATACCTTCGAGGTGGTGTACGAGGAAAAGAAGGTCGACGGCGAAACCGTCGGGACCGGAAACATCCTTGCTGCACGCTTCACCAACCGGGGCAAGACTTACACCGCCGTTCGCTACACCAACAAGCAAGGCAATAGCAGCTATTACACGGCCGACGGCAAGAGCATGCGTAAGGCCTTCATCCGTACCCCGGTCGATTTTGCGCGTATCAGCTCCCGCTTCTCGAATGGTCGCAAGCATCCCATCCTGAACAAGATTCGCGCCCACAAAGGCGTTGATTACGCTGCACCGCGCGGAACGCCGATCAAGAGCGCCGGGGATGGCAAAGTGCTGCTGGCCGGGCGCAAGGGCGGTTACGGCAACACCGTGGTAATCCAGCACGGCAATCACTACCGCACGCTCTATGGTCACATGCAAGGCTTTGCCAAAGGCATCACCAATGGCGCAACGGTCAAGCAGGGACAGATCATTGGTTATATCGGAACGACGGGCCTGTCCACCGGTCCACACCTGCACTACGAGTTTCAGATTGACGGCGTGCATGTCGACCCGCTCGGGCTGAAGCTTCCAATGGCCGACCCGATTGCCAAGAACGAGCAGCAGCGCTTCCTGCAACTAAGCAAACCGCTGATGGCGCGTATGGACGAGGAACGCTCGACCATGCTGGCCATGAAGAGCGAGTAGTGCCGCTTTACATCGGGGTGATGTCGGGCACCAGCCTGGATGGGCTGGACTTCGCCCTGGTCGAACAGAGCGATGCCACGAGACTGCTCGTCACGCATTACGAACCGATGCCCGGGCAGCTCAAGCGGGACCTGCTGGACCTGTGCTCGTCAGGCCCAGACGAACTCGCCCGAGCTGCGGTGGCGGAACAGGCGTGGGCCGAGCGAGCAAGCGACGGTGTGCACCAGCTGCTGCATAAAGCGCAACTCGATGCCTCCGCTATTCGCGCCATCGGCAGCCACGGGCAAACCGTCCGGCATGAGCCACAGCGTGGTTTTACGATTCAGATTGGCCAGCCGGCACTGCTTGCAGAGCTGACATCCATCAGTGTGGTTGCCGACTTCCGACGCCGCGACATGGCCGCAGGCGGTCAGGGCGCCCCT encodes:
- the tyrS gene encoding tyrosine--tRNA ligase, giving the protein MKSVQEQLSVIKRGADEVLVEAELVTKLERGLPLRIKAGFDPTAPDLHLGHTVLINKLRQFQDLGHQVVFLIGDFTGMIGDPSGKSATRPPLTRDQVLENAETYKSQVFKILDPAKTEVAFNSSWMDQLTPSDFIRLASQYTVARMLERDDFSKRYSTNQPIAIHEFLYPLVQGYDSVALRADVELGGTDQKFNLLMGRELQRSYGQESQCIVTMPLLEGLDGVKKMSKSLGNYVGIQEAPGVMYSKLVSIPDALMWRYFELLSFRDMEEIKGFQADVERGANPRDIKIKLAEEIVARFHGEEAAATAHRSAGNRMKEGELPEDIPQITLRSAEDMPIAAVLNRAGLVKNAAVARDLLASGGVRVDGQVVDRSFMFKLGSTHVCQAGKKAFGRILLEAE
- a CDS encoding peptidoglycan DD-metalloendopeptidase family protein; translated protein: MTYSKSKAPLYPKSHLLAASGVAALLSLALLVFPSREVEAKKTFLDLRIDSAAEFSTDAPEAEEEVSAEPDQTPFAQIDQAEQQPEAASEATEVAEAEPPVKQVVVANGDTLSTVFAKVGLSPSVVHDVLASSKDAKQLTNLKVGQRLEFELDEQGNLSQLRSPLSKLESIHLQRSDSGYVFKKEKVKPEIKTSYAYGRIDSSLFLAAKRAGLSHNLTMDLANVFGYDIDFALDIRKGDTFEVVYEEKKVDGETVGTGNILAARFTNRGKTYTAVRYTNKQGNSSYYTADGKSMRKAFIRTPVDFARISSRFSNGRKHPILNKIRAHKGVDYAAPRGTPIKSAGDGKVLLAGRKGGYGNTVVIQHGNHYRTLYGHMQGFAKGITNGATVKQGQIIGYIGTTGLSTGPHLHYEFQIDGVHVDPLGLKLPMADPIAKNEQQRFLQLSKPLMARMDEERSTMLAMKSE